One stretch of Oncorhynchus gorbuscha isolate QuinsamMale2020 ecotype Even-year linkage group LG21, OgorEven_v1.0, whole genome shotgun sequence DNA includes these proteins:
- the LOC124008510 gene encoding N-acetyllactosaminide beta-1,3-N-acetylglucosaminyltransferase 4-like has translation MFDTHFNSHKRFDCPTASFFNNKTMRILFRVQSRSRWSLVIGTVLLIGVLRLLHVNHTDGRRNTSPSAIPPQSQSAVDVFKCSRNDTMNISSSIPPTHRNFLMYKHCRTFSRLLSPTPCQNDLFLLLAVKSTAIQVDRRSALRNTWGKKGYVQGKKVKLLFLVGKSSDTIQGYPLQQVLEWESRQFGDILQWDFDDSFFNLTLKEIHFLKWFRLECRWAHYVFKGDDDVFVHTSNLVEYVKDNKPSEQLYAGNIMSGYPVRDKQSKYFIPVEMYPNKPYPLYAGGGGYLMSNQTVLSLEVAASSIDLFPIDDVFVGLCLQMMNITLTHHSGFKTFGLKQGVTHFNPCIYRELMVVHKLNPTEMWTMWSLQQDPKLQCFRSRT, from the coding sequence TCTTCAGAGTCCAGAGCCGCAGTAGATGGTCCCTTGTCATTGGCACTGTGTTGTTGATTGGCGTCCTCAGACTATTGCACGTGAACCACACAGATGGGCGCCGGAACACTTCTCCCTCTgccataccaccacagtcacagTCCGCTGTGGATGTCTTCAAGTGCTCCCGGAATGACACCATGAACATTTCATCCTCTATTCCACCTACCCACCGCAACTTCCTCATGTACAAACACTGCAGGACATTCTCCCGCCTGCTGTCTCCGACACCCTGTCAGAAtgacctctttctcctgctgGCCGTTAAGTCCACAGCCATCCAGGTTGATCGCAGGTCTGCACTTCGGAACACATGGGGGAAGAAGGGATATGTTCAGGGTAAGAAGGTGAAACTATTGTTCCTAGTAGGTAAGTCTTCAGACACAATACAGGGTTACCCGCTGCAGCAGGTACTGGAGTGGGAGAGCAGACAGTTTGGGGACATCCTGCAGTGGGATTTTGACGACAGTTTTTTCAACCTGACCCTAAAGGAGATCCACTTCCTCAAATGGTTCCGCCTGGAGTGCCGCTGGGCACACTATGTGTTCAAAGGGGACGATGATGTTTTTGTTCACACCAGCAATCTGGTGGAATATGTTAAGGACAACAAGCCCTCCGAGCAACTGTATGCTGGGAACATCATGTCTGGCTATCCAGTCCGGGACAAACAAAGTAAATATTTCATACCAGTGGAGATGTACCCCAACAAGCCATATCCTCTATACGCTGGGGGTGGGGGCTACCTGATGTCAAATCAGACTGTGCTGAGTCTGGAAGTTGCAGCGTCCAGCATTGACCTGTTCCCCATTGATGATGTCTTTGTGGGCTTGTGCCTGCAGATGATGAACATCACGCTGACGCACCACTCTGGCTTCAAGACCTTTGGGCTCAAACAGGGGGTGACACACTTCAACCCCTGCATTTACAGGGAGCTCATGGTTGTGCACAAACTGAATCCCACAGAGATGTGGACAATGTGGTCTCTACAGCAGGACCCAAAGCTGCAATGCTTTAGATCAAGGACGTGA